The following proteins are encoded in a genomic region of Streptococcus cristatus AS 1.3089:
- a CDS encoding Stp1/IreP family PP2C-type Ser/Thr phosphatase yields MEISILTDVGQKRKNNQDYANLFVNRAGKTMIILADGMGGHRAGNIASEMAVTDLGAAWVDTQIDSVNQVREWFAEHLEQENQRIHQFGQGEEYKGMGTTLEALAIIDNQAIYAHIGDSRISLIRGEEYSQLTSDHSLVNALLKAGQITQEEAERHPQKNIITQSIGQKDEVQPDYGMITLEDGDYLLLNSDGLTNMISGSEIYDIVTSDISLSEKTETLIRFANNAGGLDNITVALVRFDKEEQE; encoded by the coding sequence ATGGAAATTTCAATATTAACAGATGTTGGTCAAAAGCGGAAAAATAATCAGGATTATGCCAATCTTTTTGTAAATCGGGCTGGCAAGACCATGATTATCTTGGCCGATGGTATGGGTGGCCACAGGGCCGGCAATATTGCCAGTGAAATGGCAGTGACAGACCTGGGTGCCGCATGGGTTGATACCCAGATTGACTCAGTAAATCAAGTCCGTGAATGGTTTGCAGAGCATCTGGAACAAGAAAATCAACGTATTCACCAATTTGGTCAGGGTGAAGAATACAAGGGCATGGGCACAACGCTAGAAGCCTTGGCTATCATTGACAATCAAGCCATTTATGCTCATATTGGCGATTCACGGATTAGCCTGATTCGTGGTGAAGAATACAGTCAATTAACCAGCGACCATTCACTTGTTAATGCTTTGCTCAAGGCTGGACAGATTACCCAAGAAGAGGCGGAACGCCATCCACAGAAGAATATTATCACTCAGTCTATCGGTCAAAAAGATGAAGTGCAGCCTGACTATGGCATGATTACATTAGAAGATGGTGATTACCTTCTGCTCAATAGCGATGGTCTGACCAATATGATTTCAGGCAGCGAGATTTATGACATTGTCACCAGCGACATCAGCCTGTCTGAAAAAACTGAAACCTTAATTCGCTTTGCCAACAATGCTGGAGGACTGGATAACATCACAGTTGCTCTGGTTCGTTTTGACAAGGAGGAGCAGGAATGA
- the fmt gene encoding methionyl-tRNA formyltransferase, whose amino-acid sequence MTVKLIFMGTPDFSATVLKGLLESEQYDILAVVTQPDRAVGRKKEIRMTPVKEVALANDLPVYQPEKLAKSADLEELMNLGADGIVTAAFGQFLPSRLLDSVNFAVNVHASLLPKYRGGAPIHYALINGDQEAGVTIMEMVKEMDAGDMIASRATAIEESDNVGTLFEKLAVIGRDLLLEVLPAYVAGEIQAQPQDPELVTFSPNISPEQERIDWTKTSRQIFNQVRGMNPWPVAHTLLAGQRFKIYEVSQAEGSGRPGEILTISKKELVVAAGQGALSLKTVQPFGKPKMDIKDFLNGLGRSLAVGDEFGK is encoded by the coding sequence ATGACAGTGAAATTAATTTTTATGGGAACGCCTGACTTTTCAGCAACGGTCTTAAAAGGCCTGCTGGAAAGCGAACAATATGACATTTTAGCGGTGGTTACTCAACCAGACCGAGCGGTGGGTCGCAAAAAGGAAATCCGCATGACACCGGTCAAGGAAGTGGCTTTAGCTAATGACTTGCCAGTTTACCAACCAGAGAAGCTGGCTAAAAGCGCTGACTTGGAAGAGCTTATGAACTTGGGAGCTGACGGTATTGTGACAGCAGCCTTTGGCCAATTTCTGCCTAGCCGCTTGCTGGACAGCGTTAACTTCGCAGTGAATGTCCATGCCTCTCTCTTGCCAAAATACCGTGGCGGAGCGCCTATTCATTATGCCTTGATAAATGGCGATCAAGAAGCGGGTGTGACCATTATGGAGATGGTCAAGGAGATGGATGCTGGTGATATGATTGCCAGTCGAGCAACCGCCATTGAAGAGTCTGATAATGTCGGAACTCTCTTTGAAAAATTAGCTGTGATTGGCCGCGATCTTCTTTTAGAAGTCTTGCCAGCCTATGTAGCGGGAGAGATTCAAGCTCAGCCTCAGGATCCAGAGTTGGTGACTTTTTCACCGAATATCAGCCCAGAGCAAGAGCGGATTGATTGGACAAAGACCAGTCGTCAGATTTTCAATCAGGTTCGGGGCATGAATCCTTGGCCGGTGGCCCATACCCTGCTAGCTGGCCAGCGCTTCAAGATTTATGAAGTTAGCCAAGCGGAAGGCAGTGGTCGTCCAGGTGAAATCTTGACAATCAGCAAGAAAGAATTAGTGGTCGCAGCGGGTCAGGGAGCCCTTTCACTAAAGACGGTGCAGCCATTCGGCAAGCCCAAAATGGACATCAAGGACTTTCTCAACGGTCTGGGTCGGAGTTTAGCAGTAGGTGATGAATTTGGAAAGTAA
- the gmk gene encoding guanylate kinase → MMTERGLLIVFSGPSGVGKGTVRREIFESTDNQFQYSVSMTTRPQRPGEVDGVDYFFRTREEFEELIRQGQMLEYAEYVGNYYGTPLTYVNETLDKGIDVFLEIEVQGALQVKKKVPDAVFIFLTPPDLEELKDRLVGRGTDSAEVIAQRIEKAKEEIALMREYDYAIVNDQVPLAAERVKRVIEAEHFRVDRVIGHYQDMLPKDEAVVR, encoded by the coding sequence ATGATGACAGAACGAGGCTTGTTAATTGTCTTTTCTGGCCCCTCAGGCGTTGGGAAAGGAACAGTAAGACGGGAAATTTTTGAGAGTACGGACAATCAGTTTCAGTATTCTGTATCTATGACGACTCGTCCGCAGCGTCCTGGAGAAGTTGATGGTGTTGATTATTTCTTTCGCACTCGTGAAGAGTTTGAGGAGCTGATTCGTCAAGGGCAGATGCTCGAGTATGCAGAGTATGTCGGCAATTATTACGGGACTCCGCTCACTTATGTCAATGAGACCTTGGATAAGGGGATAGATGTTTTCTTGGAAATCGAAGTCCAAGGAGCACTCCAAGTCAAGAAAAAAGTGCCCGATGCTGTGTTTATCTTTCTGACTCCGCCAGACTTGGAAGAGTTGAAAGACCGTTTGGTTGGTCGTGGCACAGACAGTGCAGAAGTTATTGCTCAGCGGATTGAGAAAGCAAAAGAAGAAATTGCCTTGATGCGTGAGTATGATTATGCCATTGTCAATGACCAAGTACCTTTGGCAGCTGAACGTGTGAAACGTGTGATTGAAGCCGAGCATTTTCGTGTAGACCGTGTCATCGGTCACTATCAAGACATGCTTCCTAAGGATGAAGCAGTCGTCCGTTAA
- the rpoZ gene encoding DNA-directed RNA polymerase subunit omega: protein MMLKPSIDTLLDKVPSKYSLVILEAKRAHELEAGAKPTQDFKSVKSTLRALEEIESGNVVIHPDPEGKREAVRRRAEEERLRKEEEERKIKEQIAKEKEEGEKI from the coding sequence ATGATGTTAAAACCGTCTATTGACACCTTGTTGGACAAGGTGCCGTCAAAATATTCTTTGGTTATTTTAGAAGCTAAGCGTGCCCATGAGCTAGAGGCTGGTGCTAAGCCAACTCAGGATTTCAAGTCAGTGAAATCAACGCTACGCGCTTTGGAAGAAATTGAATCTGGTAATGTTGTGATTCACCCAGATCCAGAAGGAAAACGCGAAGCAGTTCGTCGACGTGCGGAAGAAGAACGCCTGCGCAAAGAAGAAGAAGAGCGCAAGATCAAAGAACAAATTGCCAAAGAAAAAGAAGAGGGTGAGAAAATTTAA
- a CDS encoding primosomal protein N' — translation MKIAKIIVDVPLMQTDKPYSYAVPEEFSGMLEAGMRVHVPFGKGGRLIQGLIVGLADEEAEDLAEHIEELKDIAEVLDFRPVLNAEQLWLADQLRQSVFSYKISILKAMLPSLLNSSYDKLLYPTEQLSVEEQQAIFGQSASLRFSDLDKKSQSKLMRLTQAGKIRLEYQATDRKHIKTETWYQVDREKLAQFVPSARAKKQQELQTYLLENPQSGRLKDLRKFFSPAAVNIFLEKELLHTEEREVSRSAAHFQKERQDKKLVLNEEQAAAVAAICEKIGKEKAQPVLLEGVTGSGKTEVYLKVIEEALGQGKTAIMLVPEISLTPQVTDRFISRFGDKVAILHSGLSDGEKYDEWRKVERGEAQVVVGARSAIFAPLTNIGAIIIDEEHESSYKQDSNPRYHARDVALLRAQYNQAVLVLGSATPSLESRARASRGVYDFLQLTKRANPLAQIPQVQVVDFRDYIGQNEASNFTPVLLEAIQNRLDKGEQTVLMLNRRGYSSFVMCRECGTVDTCPNCDISLTLHMDTKTMNCHYCGFTKDIPQTCPNCASRSIRYYGTGTQKAYDELTTLFPQARILRMDVDTTRKKGSHEEILEAFGQGQADILLGTQMIAKGLDFPNVTLVGVLNADTALNLPDFRSSERTFQLLTQVAGRAGRAEKAGQVFIQSYNPHHYAIDFARKQDYEGFYAYEMGIRRQLGYPPYYYTVGLTLSHKDEETVVKKSYQVMDILRSGLSDKVQILGPTPKPIARTHNLYHYQILLKYRFEDDLQTTLNRVLELTQQAENKDLRLSIDNEPQNFI, via the coding sequence GTGAAAATTGCCAAGATTATTGTCGATGTTCCTCTGATGCAGACGGACAAACCATACAGCTATGCGGTTCCAGAGGAGTTTTCTGGGATGCTAGAAGCTGGGATGCGGGTGCATGTGCCTTTTGGTAAGGGCGGTCGATTGATTCAAGGATTGATTGTTGGCTTGGCGGATGAGGAAGCTGAAGATTTGGCTGAACATATTGAAGAATTGAAAGATATTGCAGAGGTCCTGGACTTTAGACCGGTTCTCAATGCGGAGCAGCTCTGGCTGGCTGACCAGTTGCGCCAGTCTGTCTTTTCTTATAAAATTTCTATCCTGAAGGCCATGTTGCCAAGTCTTCTTAATTCCAGCTATGACAAGTTGTTGTATCCAACGGAGCAGCTTTCAGTTGAGGAGCAGCAGGCCATTTTCGGTCAGTCAGCTAGTCTTCGCTTTTCTGATTTGGATAAAAAAAGTCAGTCTAAGCTAATGCGGTTGACCCAGGCTGGTAAGATTCGCTTGGAATACCAAGCGACCGACCGTAAGCATATCAAGACAGAAACTTGGTATCAGGTGGACAGAGAGAAATTGGCTCAATTCGTGCCTTCTGCCCGAGCGAAAAAGCAGCAGGAACTTCAGACTTATTTGCTGGAAAATCCGCAATCAGGTCGCCTCAAAGACTTACGCAAGTTCTTTTCGCCTGCAGCGGTCAACATTTTCTTAGAAAAGGAGCTTCTCCATACAGAGGAGAGAGAGGTCAGCCGGTCTGCGGCGCATTTCCAGAAGGAGCGACAGGATAAAAAGCTGGTTCTCAATGAGGAGCAGGCAGCTGCGGTCGCTGCGATTTGTGAAAAAATCGGTAAAGAAAAGGCTCAACCCGTTTTGCTAGAAGGAGTGACGGGAAGTGGAAAGACCGAGGTTTATCTCAAGGTTATCGAGGAGGCTCTAGGTCAAGGCAAAACAGCAATTATGCTGGTGCCAGAAATTTCTTTGACTCCTCAGGTGACCGACCGTTTTATCTCGCGCTTTGGCGACAAGGTGGCTATTTTGCATTCAGGCCTATCTGACGGTGAGAAGTACGATGAGTGGCGCAAGGTGGAGCGGGGAGAGGCCCAGGTCGTTGTTGGTGCGCGTTCGGCCATTTTTGCTCCACTGACAAATATCGGAGCCATCATCATTGACGAGGAGCATGAGTCCTCCTACAAGCAGGATTCCAATCCTCGCTACCATGCCAGAGATGTGGCTCTCCTGCGAGCTCAGTACAATCAAGCTGTCTTGGTGCTGGGTTCGGCGACTCCTAGCTTAGAAAGTAGAGCCAGAGCCAGCCGTGGCGTTTATGATTTTTTGCAGCTGACTAAGCGGGCTAATCCGCTGGCGCAGATTCCTCAGGTTCAAGTGGTGGACTTCCGAGATTATATTGGGCAAAATGAAGCCAGTAATTTCACCCCAGTCCTGCTAGAGGCTATTCAGAATCGTCTGGATAAGGGGGAGCAGACTGTTCTCATGCTCAACAGGCGAGGCTATTCCAGCTTTGTCATGTGTCGGGAATGCGGCACGGTGGACACCTGCCCCAACTGTGATATTTCTCTGACCTTACATATGGATACCAAAACCATGAACTGCCACTACTGTGGCTTTACCAAGGACATTCCGCAAACCTGTCCTAATTGTGCCAGTCGCAGCATCCGCTACTATGGTACGGGGACGCAGAAGGCCTATGATGAGCTGACGACTCTCTTTCCACAGGCTCGCATTCTGCGCATGGATGTGGATACGACCCGTAAGAAGGGGAGCCACGAAGAAATCCTAGAGGCCTTTGGTCAAGGGCAGGCAGATATTCTGCTGGGAACTCAGATGATTGCCAAGGGCTTGGATTTTCCTAATGTGACCTTGGTCGGTGTCCTCAATGCGGATACAGCTCTAAATCTGCCAGATTTTCGCTCTTCAGAACGAACTTTTCAGCTGCTGACTCAGGTAGCAGGTCGGGCAGGTCGGGCTGAAAAAGCTGGACAAGTCTTTATCCAGTCTTACAACCCGCATCACTATGCCATTGACTTTGCCAGAAAGCAGGACTACGAAGGCTTCTACGCTTATGAAATGGGAATTCGTCGTCAGTTGGGCTATCCGCCGTATTACTATACAGTCGGGTTGACCCTATCCCACAAGGATGAGGAAACAGTAGTCAAGAAATCTTACCAAGTCATGGATATTTTACGGAGTGGCCTGTCGGACAAGGTGCAAATTTTGGGTCCCACACCCAAACCCATTGCCCGAACCCACAATCTCTACCACTATCAGATTTTACTTAAGTATCGCTTTGAGGATGACCTACAAACCACGCTCAATCGGGTCTTGGAACTAACGCAGCAAGCGGAAAACAAGGACCTGCGGCTCAGTATTGATAACGAGCCCCAGAATTTTATCTGA
- the rsmB gene encoding 16S rRNA (cytosine(967)-C(5))-methyltransferase RsmB: MESKQNRARELALQILEEVFEEGAYSNIALNKALKQSALSSADKSLVTELVYGTVARKITLEWQLAHWVEDRDKLDAWLYILLELSLYQMLYLDKIPQHAVVNEAVEIAKGRKRGSEKYVNAILRKIEREGAADPTSINRKNKRYSVQYSLPVWLVKVLIDEYGEERAEAIFASLFERNKASIRVTDLARKEEIKAVLGAEDSVLAPSALVKKQGHFAGHEFFEKGLITIQDESSQLVAPTLQIEGHEQILDACSAPGGKAVHMASYLTTGQIIALDLYDHKLDLIRQNAERLGLADKITTKKLDATKVFETFGPNAFDKILVDAPCSGIGLIRRKPDIKYNKENADFENLQKIQLDILDSVCQSLRKGGIIIYSTCTIVSTENFEVVKKFLERHPNFEQVRLEHEREDIVKDGCILITPELYGSDGFFISQFRKMS, encoded by the coding sequence TTGGAAAGTAAGCAAAACAGAGCCCGAGAGCTTGCTCTGCAAATTCTGGAAGAAGTCTTTGAGGAGGGAGCTTATTCCAATATTGCCCTCAATAAGGCTCTGAAACAGAGTGCTCTCAGTTCAGCTGATAAAAGCTTGGTTACGGAGCTGGTCTATGGAACGGTCGCTCGCAAAATTACTCTAGAATGGCAGCTGGCTCATTGGGTGGAGGACAGAGACAAGCTAGATGCTTGGCTATATATCCTGCTTGAGCTCAGCCTTTATCAGATGCTCTATCTGGATAAAATCCCCCAGCATGCTGTCGTCAATGAAGCTGTTGAGATTGCAAAAGGCCGCAAGCGTGGCAGTGAAAAATATGTCAATGCCATCCTGCGGAAAATCGAGCGGGAAGGCGCAGCTGATCCGACCAGTATCAACCGCAAGAACAAGCGCTACTCAGTCCAGTATTCTTTGCCGGTCTGGCTGGTCAAGGTCTTGATTGACGAATACGGGGAAGAACGTGCGGAAGCCATCTTTGCTAGTCTCTTTGAACGCAACAAGGCCAGCATCCGAGTGACGGATTTGGCTCGAAAGGAAGAAATTAAAGCAGTTTTGGGTGCGGAAGATTCGGTCTTAGCTCCTTCAGCCTTGGTCAAGAAACAAGGCCATTTTGCTGGTCATGAGTTCTTTGAAAAAGGCTTGATTACTATTCAAGACGAGTCTAGTCAGCTGGTTGCTCCGACCTTGCAAATTGAAGGACATGAGCAGATTTTGGATGCCTGCAGTGCGCCAGGGGGCAAGGCTGTGCATATGGCTTCCTATCTGACGACTGGTCAGATTATAGCCTTGGATCTTTACGACCATAAGCTGGACTTGATTCGTCAAAACGCAGAACGTCTAGGTTTGGCGGATAAAATCACCACTAAAAAACTGGATGCAACCAAGGTATTTGAGACTTTTGGACCAAATGCTTTTGATAAAATCCTAGTGGACGCTCCCTGCTCTGGCATCGGCTTGATTCGTCGCAAACCAGACATTAAGTACAATAAAGAAAACGCCGATTTTGAAAATTTACAAAAAATTCAGCTGGATATATTAGACAGCGTTTGTCAAAGTCTACGTAAAGGTGGTATAATAATTTATAGTACTTGCACGATTGTGTCTACAGAGAATTTTGAAGTGGTTAAGAAATTCTTAGAAAGACACCCAAACTTTGAGCAAGTTAGACTAGAACATGAAAGAGAAGATATCGTGAAAGACGGCTGTATTTTGATTACACCAGAACTATATGGCAGTGATGGATTTTTTATCAGTCAATTTAGGAAGATGTCTTAA